Proteins co-encoded in one Scatophagus argus isolate fScaArg1 chromosome 11, fScaArg1.pri, whole genome shotgun sequence genomic window:
- the LOC124066777 gene encoding endothelin receptor type B-like translates to MWTVALVLCLGNILITGEASDQHSEAFAVIELSETASPGLIILEKQKSNSSIHPPLVAGPKTPHPPMCLEPAGIRDAFKYVNTVVSLVVFAVGIVGNSALLKIIYVNKCMRSGPNILIASLALGDLIHIVIDIPINTYRLMAEDWPFGVVLCKLVPFIQKTSVGITVLSLCALSVDRYRAVVSWNRIKGIGVSAWTAIEITLIWVVSILLAVPEVVGFDMITMDYKDKHLRICLLHPMQTTQFMQFYKSVKDWWLFGFYFCMPLAWTAVFYTLMTRKMLRNTKNTLSDHTKQRREVAKAVFCLVIVFALCWLPLYLSRILKSTIYDEKDPNRCQLLSIFLVLDYFGINMASLNSCINPIALFVVSKRFKRCFKACLCSWCLPLQAVTRDEVQSVLKSRMQDQASEQSCNIKAHKQTPTPVPEQENTSLC, encoded by the exons ATGTGGACCGTGGCTCTTGTTCTTTGTTTGGGAAATATTCTCATCACAGGCGAGGCCAGTGATCAGCATTCAGAAGCGTTTGCTGTAATCGAGCTCTCTGAAACGGCCTCCCCTGGTCTTATAATactggaaaaacagaaatccaacAGCTCAATTCATCCACCCCTGGTAGCAGGGCCAAAGACACCACACCCTCCTATGTGCTTGGAGCCAGCTGGAATCAGAGATGCCTTCAAATATGTCAATACCGTGGtctctcttgttgtttttgctgttggcaTAGTGGGGAATTCAGCCTTGCTGAAAATCATATATGTCAACAAATGCATGAGAAGTGGACCAAACATTCTCATTGCGAGTCTTGCTTTGGGGGATCTAATTCACATCGTGATAGACATTCCAATCAACACATATAGG CTCATGGCAGAAGATTGGCCATTCGGCGTGGTACTGTGCAAGCTTGTCCCCTTCATACAGAAAACCTCTGTTGGAATTACTGTGTTGAGCTTATGCGCTTTGAGTGTTGACAG ATACCGAGCTGTAGTATCCTGGAATCGAATCAAAGGCATTGGGGTATCAGCGTGGACAGCAATCGAAATAACTCTGATATGGGTTGTTTCCATCCTGCTGGCCGTGCCTGAAGTTGTCGGCTTTGATATGATAACAATGGACTATAAAGACAAACATCTGAGAATATGTCTGCTTCATCCCATGCAAACCACGCAATTCATGCAG TTTTATAAATCAGTAAAGGACTGGTGGCTCTTTGGCTTCTATTTTTGCATGCCACTGGCTTGGACTGCCGTCTTTTACACACTAATGACCAGGAAAATGCTGAGGAACACAAAGAATACGTTAAGCGACCACACCAAGCAG AGACGGGAAGTTGCAAAGGCTGTCTTCTGCCTGGTGATTGTGTTTGCGCTTTGTTGGTTGCCTCTGTACCTTAGCAGGATCTTGAAATCAACCATTTATGATGAGAAAGATCCTAATAGGTGTCAGTTACTGAG CATCTTTCTTGTCCTCGACTATTTTGGCATTAATATGGCATCGCTCAACTCGTGCATCAACCCTATTGCGTTGTTCGTTGTcagcaaaagatttaaaagatGTTTCAAG GCATGTCTGTGCAGTTGGTGTCTACCTCTTCAAGCTGTCACCCGTGACGAGGTGCAGTCTGTTTTGAAGTCCAGAATGCAGGATCAAGcctcagagcagagctgcaacaTCAAAGCTCACAAGCAGACTCCCACACCTGTACCTGAGCAGGAGAACACCTCACTTTGTTAG